Proteins encoded by one window of Clostridium cagae:
- a CDS encoding ROK family transcriptional regulator, with the protein MANSGTIKNININSIRNILDSNKSMTKSDIARYTGLSFPTVSNTIEYLLEKGEVIDCGLKDSSGGRCAKNYNLNPMYLVSLSLYLEGFEIYWFITDHCGNKIQDGRGNCKNKILKCIEDIIISMKLNYSQLASIMIGIASNINSGKITSHMEYEELYDIDVIKYLKDKYEIPINIENDMKVAARGYWARHENKDIQAVASIYMGKNGMGSNMVIDGKIWSGTSNFAGEIHYLPIYGDSKKYPMYEFNDIDINIVEYYGKIIQSYIALINPNLIVLYSNSYIIDKLEEIKFYCKCRIPENAMPKIIISDEFIEDYEYGLSKMANELMD; encoded by the coding sequence GTGGCTAATTCAGGGACTATAAAGAATATTAACATTAACAGTATTCGTAATATATTAGATAGCAATAAATCTATGACTAAAAGTGATATTGCTAGATATACAGGATTAAGTTTTCCAACTGTTAGTAATACTATAGAGTATTTGCTTGAAAAAGGAGAAGTAATAGACTGTGGACTTAAAGATTCATCAGGAGGAAGATGTGCTAAAAATTATAATTTAAATCCAATGTATCTAGTTTCACTGTCATTATATTTAGAGGGATTTGAAATATATTGGTTTATAACTGATCACTGTGGAAATAAAATACAGGATGGAAGGGGAAATTGTAAAAATAAAATATTAAAATGTATAGAAGATATAATAATTTCAATGAAACTAAATTATAGTCAGTTAGCAAGTATAATGATTGGAATTGCAAGTAATATTAATAGTGGAAAAATTACATCTCACATGGAATATGAAGAATTATATGATATTGATGTAATTAAGTATTTAAAAGATAAATATGAAATTCCTATAAACATTGAGAACGATATGAAAGTTGCAGCCAGGGGATATTGGGCAAGGCATGAAAATAAAGATATACAGGCTGTAGCAAGTATATATATGGGGAAAAACGGAATGGGATCTAATATGGTTATTGACGGTAAGATATGGAGTGGGACATCTAATTTTGCTGGTGAAATACACTATCTTCCAATTTACGGTGATAGTAAAAAATACCCTATGTATGAATTTAATGATATTGACATTAATATTGTTGAATATTATGGAAAAATAATTCAATCATATATAGCACTAATAAATCCTAATTTAATAGTTCTTTATAGTAATTCTTATATAATAGATAAATTAGAAGAAATTAAGTTTTATTGTAAGTGTAGAATACCTGAAAATGCAATGCCTAAAATTATAATATCGGATGAGTTTATAGAAGATTATGAATATGGTTTAAGTAAGATGGCTAATGAGTTAATGGATTAA
- a CDS encoding HAD family hydrolase — translation MKYSHVVFDIDGTLIDTEKAVLRSLQKTILEVKGIKKDLDELKFALGIPGKDALIKLGIEELEKVECIWIEFFNEYSDEICVFDGIGKILQELKSNFITLGIITSKTRKEYEDDFMNFGLDDYFNAVICADDTIKHKPNAEPMEEYLKYTNAKKEDTIYIGDSIYDVMCATNAGVDSALALWGRDDSDNIKSTYYLNCPNDILNILFNKSC, via the coding sequence ATGAAATATTCACATGTTGTATTTGATATTGATGGGACTTTAATAGATACTGAAAAGGCGGTTTTAAGATCATTACAGAAAACTATATTAGAGGTAAAAGGAATAAAAAAGGATTTAGATGAACTTAAATTTGCACTTGGGATACCAGGAAAAGATGCTTTGATAAAGTTAGGAATAGAGGAGTTAGAAAAAGTAGAATGCATATGGATTGAATTTTTTAATGAATATTCAGATGAAATTTGTGTTTTTGATGGAATAGGAAAAATACTACAAGAGCTAAAATCAAATTTTATAACATTAGGAATTATAACATCTAAGACACGAAAAGAATATGAAGATGATTTTATGAATTTTGGTTTAGATGATTACTTTAATGCAGTAATTTGTGCAGATGATACTATCAAACATAAACCAAATGCTGAACCAATGGAAGAATATTTAAAATATACTAATGCTAAGAAAGAAGATACGATATATATTGGTGATTCTATATATGATGTGATGTGTGCTACAAATGCTGGAGTTGATTCAGCATTAGCGTTATGGGGAAGAGATGATTCGGATAATATAAAATCTACATATTATTTAAATTGCCCTAATGATATTTTAAATATTTTGTTTAATAAATCATGTTGA
- a CDS encoding RNA polymerase sigma factor — protein MDMQDTIRRCKLGEKEAFQELLQTVEKKALATAYFLSGKRGIAEDILQETYMKCFMEIDKIKDPEAFKVWFFRILVRTGWKMSKKQSMLVPTDITSDNGALFYNEKQNEENIIDTYETKHIVKSAINNLSENLKTVVILYYFNDMSIEEISKVTGCFKATVKSRLFYARGALKKQLGDCFENENHLVEVKCKQI, from the coding sequence TTGGATATGCAAGACACGATAAGACGCTGTAAGCTGGGAGAAAAAGAGGCATTTCAGGAACTTTTGCAAACCGTAGAAAAGAAAGCATTGGCCACTGCTTATTTTTTATCTGGAAAAAGAGGAATTGCAGAGGACATTCTTCAGGAAACTTATATGAAATGCTTTATGGAAATAGACAAGATTAAAGATCCAGAAGCTTTTAAAGTATGGTTTTTTAGAATTCTTGTTCGAACAGGCTGGAAAATGTCTAAAAAACAATCTATGCTAGTTCCTACTGATATAACATCTGACAATGGAGCCTTGTTTTATAATGAAAAACAAAATGAAGAAAATATAATTGATACTTATGAAACAAAGCACATAGTAAAAAGTGCAATTAATAATTTAAGTGAAAATTTAAAAACTGTTGTTATTTTATATTACTTTAATGATATGTCAATAGAGGAAATTTCAAAAGTAACTGGATGCTTTAAAGCAACAGTAAAATCCCGTTTATTCTACGCAAGAGGTGCTTTAAAAAAGCAATTGGGTGATTGTTTTGAAAATGAAAATCATCTAGTAGAAGTTAAATGCAAACAAATATAG